In Fretibacterium sp. OH1220_COT-178, the sequence CGATCTCATACCCGTTTTCCGCACATATTTCCCCAATATAGGTCTCAGCCCCCAAAGACGATTGCAAGGCCGCGGCTCGCCCCCTCATGAAAGCGTCGTTCTTCTCGGCCGGGCTTTCAAGAGAAATCGCGTTTCCTCTCCAGAGGATCGACCTCCGCGCGGAAAGCAGGCCTTCCAGGGCGTACCACCAGGGAATGTGGTCCCCATCAATGAAGGCCGTGCTCAAATAGACCGTGAAGGGCACGTCATGCCTTTCAAAGACCGACAGCCCCTCGGTCAGATTATCCCGATACCCATCGTCCAGAGTGACGACAAGGGAACGGGAAGGTAAAGCACATTCCTCCACCAAGGCGGAATGGAGCTGCGACAGCGACAGAAAGGCGAACCCTCTACGCTTGGCTTCAGAGAAGAAGCGGTCCAAGTACTGCGGGGAGACCTTCATGTCCTCGTTAGGTGAAAGCCGCAGCGGGTCTCTTTCTCCAATGCGATGGAGCATGAGGCAAAAAACATCGTTCGCCATAAGGCGGTGGACGACCGACATTGCTAGGGGACTGGAGAGCCCCTTCAGAAACCATCGTCCGAGCGTGCTCTTCATTTTCGGGCGAAAATCCCAATGGTCATCGTGTAATCCTCGTCATAAAAATCCAACAGACCGGCGTCCGCCACATCCTCGACAGAAAGCCCGTCCAAAAACGCCTTGGCCACAAAAACGTTCCCATACCCCTGAACGACGACCTCTCCAAAACTTTCCGCAAACAACCGCTCGGCGGACCGCGTCGTAAAGCGCCAAAAATCTCCCCAGCGGTCCATGTCGTAACGGCTGATCTGGGATATACCGCTCACCGTCGCCAGCAGAACCCCTCCCGGGGTCAGAAGTCTACAGGCACCTTGCACCGCCCCTGCCAAATCGTAGATGAAATTGAACGTCTGGGTACAGATGAAACAATCGGCAAGGGCTTCGGGAAGCGAGTCCGGCCGGGAAAGATCACCCGTTACCGTTGCGGTATCCGACGACGGGTCGACGTGCAGAATATGGGAAACGAAATCGTTGCCAAATTTTCGCGTGTAGCTGTCCCCTGCAACCTCCAGAACCCTGCCCGTAATGCATGAAGCATGTTCCTCAAGAAACTTTTCGATGTAATAGCGGTCCAGAGGCATCCCCCTGTCGAATCCGAAGAGACGGCTCACCGGTTCCAGACGTCTGCCCTCAAAAACAACTTGAGGTGGATTGGAAAAACAAGCTCTCAACTTTCTCGCTATCCGGGAAACGATTCGCACCGCCCTCACCCTCTCATCGACGTCACGTTGGGAACGGACCCACTAAAGCCTCTCGTTGACCGCAAAAATATTGACCTGCCAGGGCATGTCCCCACACTCGAAGGGAGATGAGGCGGAATTCCCCAAGGGAGCGAGCCGATAATGGAAACCAGCCTCGTCCAAGGTCTCTAGAATATGCCCCAGCGTCCCCGTTCCCCAGGAATGGTACTCGCAAAAAAGACGGCAGACGCGGTTCAATACAGGCTTCAAAGAGGGTAAAACAATCGACTCTGCTCCTTCGATATCCATTTTCAAGAGATCCACGCGCTTTTCGTCCGCCAGAAGTTCCGCCAGCTCGACGCTGGAGACCCTGCGCATTGCCTCTCCTGTCGCCACACGTCCTCCATCGGCTCCGTCCGAATCGAAAGCCACGCCATCCGAATGCACCCAAACCGCAGCCTTATGCAGGGCGACTCCCGTCATAAGCCCATTACGAGCGAGGTTCCGATGCAGATAGCCGAAC encodes:
- a CDS encoding methyltransferase domain-containing protein, with the translated sequence MSRLFGFDRGMPLDRYYIEKFLEEHASCITGRVLEVAGDSYTRKFGNDFVSHILHVDPSSDTATVTGDLSRPDSLPEALADCFICTQTFNFIYDLAGAVQGACRLLTPGGVLLATVSGISQISRYDMDRWGDFWRFTTRSAERLFAESFGEVVVQGYGNVFVAKAFLDGLSVEDVADAGLLDFYDEDYTMTIGIFARK
- a CDS encoding polysaccharide deacetylase family protein, yielding MKVSPQYLDRFFSEAKRRGFAFLSLSQLHSALVEECALPSRSLVVTLDDGYRDNLTEGLSVFERHDVPFTVYLSTAFIDGDHIPWWYALEGLLSARRSILWRGNAISLESPAEKNDAFMRGRAAALQSSLGAETYIGEICAENGYEIENLKELFLTWNDVRELHLHPLAGLGNHGHRHLNLQTVPREVIREEFVLAGEKIARHTGCTPVHYAYAYGLFTEEAESVLRSLDAATCVMTSPGRLSAGEHKKLLALPRFMLYEGMSVDALMAQSAYVSLRGFLKR
- a CDS encoding FkbM family methyltransferase is translated as MFAKIWRRLGYLATAEGREFLRLYSACARRERHRPLSNVQFKGLVFDVPDAPSFFWQYVDIFRNSSYFFRCAHSCPVVYDCGANVGVSAAYFKMLYPDARMTAFEPDENVFGYLHRNLARNGLMTGVALHKAAVWVHSDGVAFDSDGADGGRVATGEAMRRVSSVELAELLADEKRVDLLKMDIEGAESIVLPSLKPVLNRVCRLFCEYHSWGTGTLGHILETLDEAGFHYRLAPLGNSASSPFECGDMPWQVNIFAVNERL